The following proteins are encoded in a genomic region of Brachypodium distachyon strain Bd21 chromosome 1, Brachypodium_distachyon_v3.0, whole genome shotgun sequence:
- the LOC100826732 gene encoding uncharacterized protein LOC100826732, with product MRDFASCLSQTGVQVAHSSSSGGQSLVQCAYSARLRGKSCRVTVTWSKVAMGQALAIAIDDSSSGCSLCKTEIKPWLFSKMKGSKAVQVDGAHLDILWDLSSAKFAAGPEPLDGFCVALVFGREAVLVLGNMLRLGDHKVTLDALPNSNAVMVARKEHIYGKKVYSAKARFLDSGQLHHIILECDMSGSKDPSLEIRIGKKRVLQVKRLTWNFRGNQTVFVDGLPIEVLWDVHDWLFGSSNRCAVFLFQSGKSMENFLSTSRSQDKKEHEARRFGFTLILHAWKVE from the coding sequence ATGAGGGATTTCGCATCCTGCCTCAGCCAAACGGGCGTCCAGGTCGCCCATTCCTCTTCCTCGGGCGGCCAGAGCTTGGTGCAGTGCGCCTACTCCGCCCGTCTGCGCGGCAAATCCTGCAGGGTCACCGTCACCTGGAGCAAGGTGGCCATGGGGCAGGCTCTGGCCATCGCGATCGACGATTCCTCCTCGGGCTGTTCCCTCTGCAAGACAGAGATAAAGCCATGGCTCTTCTCCAAGATGAAAGGATCCAAGGCTGTTCAGGTGGATGGTGCTCATCTGGACATCCTATGGGATCTGTCCTCGGCCAAGTTTGCGGCCGGGCCGGAACCGCTCGATGGGTTCTGTGTTGCTCTGGTCTTTGGTCGTGAAGCTGTCCTTGTGCTTGGAAACATGCTCAGGCTAGGGGATCACAAGGTGACCTTGGATGCTTTACCTAATTCAAATGCAGTCATGGTAGCCAGAAAGGAGCACATTTACGGGAAGAAGGTGTATTCGGCCAAGGCTCGGTTTTTAGACAGTGGTCAGCTTCATCATATCATCCTAGAGTGCGACATGTCGGGGTCCAAGGATCCAAGTCTAGAGATCAGGATTGGGAAGAAGAGAGTATTGCAGGTGAAGAGACTCACATGGAACTTTAGAGGAAACCAGACGGTGTTTGTCGATGGACTGCCCATAGAGGTGCTCTGGGATGTACATGACTGGCTATTTGGTTCGTCGAACAGATGTGCCGTGTTCTTGTTCCAGTCAGGCAAATCCATGGAGAATTTTTTGTCGACCTCACGCTCGCAGGACAAAAAGGAGCATGAAGCGCGTCGGTTTGGTTTCACTTTGATACTTCATGCATGGAAGGTTGAGTAG